One part of the Ancylomarina subtilis genome encodes these proteins:
- a CDS encoding DEAD/DEAH box helicase — MKFSELDFCPDIMEGLDAMGFETPSPVQELAIPQIIDNKDLIVCAQTGTGKTAAYLLPIMDKIQKHQIDGFSTLILVPTRELALQIDQQMQGFAYFLSISSLSVYGGGDSSVWDQQKTGLMTGADVIIATPGRLISHLNLGYVNTKQVKHLILDEADRMLDMGFYDDLMQIVNHLPKQRQNLMFSATMPEQMRKLASSIMVNPESINIAISKPAEGVLQAAYMVYEPQKIPLIETLLKDKDVKSVIIFSSTKLNVKAMTKELKRQKFKVEGIHSDLEQNEREEVLRGFRNRKYQILVATDIIARGIDIDSIDLVINFDVPKDAEDYVHRVGRTARAASEGVALTFITEKDQLDFKNIEDLIEKDIYKIPVPAELGEAPVYNPKVRKKGPKKFFKKRPFKKK, encoded by the coding sequence TTGAAATTTTCAGAACTTGATTTTTGCCCCGACATCATGGAAGGACTTGATGCTATGGGCTTCGAAACACCTTCTCCTGTTCAGGAGTTGGCCATACCACAAATTATAGATAATAAGGATTTAATTGTTTGTGCTCAAACAGGTACCGGAAAAACGGCTGCCTATTTGTTGCCAATCATGGATAAAATCCAAAAGCATCAGATTGATGGCTTCAGTACTTTGATATTGGTTCCAACACGTGAACTCGCTCTTCAGATTGATCAACAAATGCAAGGTTTTGCCTATTTCCTATCCATTTCATCCCTCTCGGTTTATGGGGGGGGCGATTCAAGCGTTTGGGATCAGCAAAAGACAGGTTTGATGACGGGTGCCGATGTGATTATCGCAACACCCGGGCGATTGATTTCTCATTTGAATTTGGGTTATGTGAATACCAAACAGGTGAAACACCTGATTCTTGATGAGGCAGACAGAATGTTGGATATGGGATTCTATGATGATTTGATGCAGATTGTTAATCATCTGCCAAAGCAACGTCAGAATTTAATGTTCTCAGCGACTATGCCAGAGCAAATGAGAAAATTGGCAAGCAGCATCATGGTGAATCCTGAGAGTATCAATATTGCCATATCGAAACCAGCCGAAGGTGTTTTGCAGGCGGCCTATATGGTATATGAACCTCAGAAAATACCATTGATTGAAACCTTATTGAAAGATAAAGACGTTAAATCGGTGATTATTTTCTCCTCAACGAAGTTGAATGTAAAGGCGATGACAAAAGAGTTAAAACGCCAAAAATTTAAGGTTGAGGGGATTCATTCCGATTTGGAGCAAAATGAGCGTGAAGAAGTGCTTCGTGGCTTTAGAAACAGAAAATATCAAATTTTAGTGGCAACAGATATCATTGCTCGTGGTATTGATATTGACTCAATCGACCTTGTTATCAATTTTGATGTTCCTAAAGATGCAGAGGACTATGTACACAGAGTTGGACGAACAGCTCGTGCCGCTTCTGAGGGAGTCGCATTGACCTTTATCACAGAAAAGGATCAATTGGATTTTAAGAATATCGAAGATTTGATTGAAAAGGATATATATAAAATTCCTGTTCCTGCAGAATTGGGTGAGGCACCTGTATACAATCCCAAAGTCAGGAAAAAGGGACCTAAGAAGTTTTTCAAAAAACGCCCCTTTAAAAAGAAATAA
- a CDS encoding class I SAM-dependent rRNA methyltransferase codes for MISYPKVVLKKDKENSIKRFHPWVFSGAVARVDEGLEEGDLVSVYSNDDEFLALGHIAIGSIVVRILSFEPIEINHAFWVDRLASACRVRREIGLLGIENNNVCRLVHGEGDNLPGLIVDFYAGTAVVQAHSVGMYLHRAEIAEALKEVLGDELIAVYDKSEGTLPFKSGIEPTNAYLLGETKDFTALENGLKFKVDWLEGQKTGFFIDQRENRSLLERYSKGRSVLNMFCYTGGFSFYAMRGGANLVHSVDSSSRAIEVTNENVELNFPGDKRHEAFATDAFKYLEESDQKYDLIVLDPPAFAKHKKVLSNALKGYKRLNLKGFQAIKKGGIMFTFSCSQAVSKEDFRKAVFIAAANAGRRVRILHQLNQPADHPVNIFHPEGDYLKGLVLYVE; via the coding sequence ATGATTAGTTATCCCAAAGTTGTATTAAAGAAAGATAAAGAAAACTCAATCAAACGTTTTCACCCTTGGGTTTTTTCAGGAGCTGTAGCTCGTGTTGATGAGGGATTGGAAGAAGGGGATTTGGTATCAGTTTACAGTAATGATGACGAATTTTTAGCATTGGGACATATTGCCATTGGTTCCATTGTTGTTCGTATTTTAAGTTTCGAACCCATTGAAATTAATCATGCATTTTGGGTTGATCGATTGGCTTCGGCATGTCGTGTGCGTCGCGAGATCGGTTTATTAGGCATTGAGAATAATAATGTATGTCGTTTGGTCCATGGCGAGGGCGATAATCTTCCTGGTTTGATTGTTGATTTCTATGCCGGAACGGCAGTAGTGCAGGCTCACTCGGTAGGTATGTATTTACATCGTGCTGAAATAGCAGAAGCTTTGAAAGAAGTTTTGGGCGATGAGCTGATTGCAGTATACGACAAATCGGAAGGAACTCTGCCATTTAAGTCCGGCATAGAGCCCACCAACGCGTATTTACTGGGAGAGACAAAAGATTTTACGGCTCTTGAGAATGGATTGAAATTTAAAGTAGACTGGTTGGAAGGACAGAAAACGGGTTTCTTTATTGATCAGCGAGAGAACAGATCTTTGCTTGAGCGTTACTCAAAAGGTCGTTCTGTATTGAACATGTTCTGCTACACTGGAGGATTCTCATTCTATGCCATGCGTGGTGGAGCTAATTTGGTTCACTCGGTAGATAGTTCATCCAGAGCGATTGAGGTGACCAACGAAAATGTGGAGTTGAATTTCCCGGGAGATAAACGTCACGAAGCTTTTGCAACTGATGCTTTTAAGTATCTTGAAGAATCGGATCAGAAATATGATTTAATTGTATTGGACCCTCCAGCTTTTGCCAAGCACAAAAAGGTGTTGTCAAATGCGCTTAAAGGTTACAAACGTTTAAATTTAAAGGGCTTTCAAGCGATCAAAAAAGGCGGGATCATGTTCACGTTTTCCTGTTCTCAGGCTGTAAGTAAAGAGGATTTTAGAAAAGCCGTTTTTATTGCAGCAGCTAATGCAGGACGTCGTGTGCGTATTCTGCACCAATTGAATCAACCAGCAGATCATCCTGTAAACATATTCCATCCTGAAGGTGATTATCTGAAAGGTTTGGTACTGTATGTCGAGTAA
- a CDS encoding protoporphyrinogen/coproporphyrinogen oxidase produces the protein MTHSENYDLIIVGAGISGLTMAFKIAESGKKVLLLESKDKAGGCLNTLYGENGYWVEMGAHTFYASYTNVIDLLISLGLESDIVGREKLSMKLFSDKHEKIFAPLSKLELLGNLPKLFVSKRDGKTVKEYFSNVLGKKNFNQVFTRMFSAVIVQNADDFSAEYFLKRRKTKSKNHPKSFILRRGMSSIVDAVLAHENIDIAYNKMVTSFDKSDVYTIQTQDGTSFQSKDLAFATSPKNVASWVKDMNPKLAGLLTEFPIQDIESTAVIMDKSEVKIEPLTFVIPLQGACYSMVTRDVLADEKYRGFACHFQKNDVTNGEQVATMAELLSADKSDLPQATNATHSLPLIKVGHTERMSQIKEEAQKSGIYITGNFFNGLSLEDCVERSSEEAKRYLDNQ, from the coding sequence ATGACCCATTCTGAAAACTACGATCTTATAATTGTTGGTGCTGGAATTAGTGGACTGACAATGGCATTTAAGATTGCTGAATCTGGAAAAAAAGTATTGTTGCTTGAATCAAAAGATAAGGCTGGAGGTTGTTTGAATACGCTTTATGGAGAGAATGGTTATTGGGTTGAAATGGGAGCACATACCTTTTATGCAAGTTATACCAATGTGATTGATTTGCTAATAAGTCTTGGCTTGGAGTCAGATATTGTTGGGAGAGAAAAATTGAGCATGAAGCTCTTCTCTGATAAGCATGAGAAAATATTTGCACCCTTATCGAAACTAGAGTTATTAGGGAATTTACCCAAACTGTTTGTGTCAAAACGTGATGGGAAAACAGTGAAAGAATATTTTTCAAATGTTCTGGGTAAGAAGAATTTCAATCAGGTTTTTACGCGTATGTTTTCGGCTGTAATTGTACAGAATGCAGATGATTTCTCAGCGGAATATTTTCTGAAACGAAGAAAAACTAAGAGTAAAAATCACCCCAAGAGTTTCATTTTAAGAAGAGGGATGTCTTCAATTGTCGATGCTGTTTTAGCCCATGAGAATATAGACATTGCTTACAATAAAATGGTCACATCCTTTGATAAATCGGATGTTTATACGATTCAGACTCAGGATGGAACCTCATTTCAGTCTAAAGACCTGGCTTTTGCCACTTCTCCTAAGAATGTAGCGAGTTGGGTTAAGGATATGAATCCCAAATTGGCTGGCTTATTGACTGAATTTCCAATTCAGGATATCGAATCGACTGCCGTTATTATGGACAAATCAGAGGTTAAGATTGAGCCTTTGACTTTTGTTATCCCATTGCAGGGAGCCTGCTATTCTATGGTGACACGTGATGTGTTAGCGGACGAAAAATACAGAGGTTTTGCTTGTCATTTTCAAAAGAATGATGTGACTAACGGGGAGCAAGTTGCTACCATGGCTGAACTTTTATCAGCTGACAAATCTGATCTACCACAAGCCACAAATGCTACTCATAGTTTGCCATTAATCAAAGTTGGACATACCGAACGAATGTCTCAGATTAAAGAGGAAGCTCAAAAATCAGGAATTTATATCACTGGTAACTTTTTTAATGGTCTTTCTTTGGAAGATTGTGTTGAGCGTTCTTCGGAAGAAGCTAAAAGGTATTTGGATAACCAATAG